CAAACTAAATGGCATTTTGATGTCTGTGGAAATGACATACCCACAAACCAGTGGCTCAGCACTGATATTAATATATCTTGCTCAGTTGCCTTAATCATTTAcagtagtataattttttttcaagaacaCAGACAGTAAGGtgcttttaataattttgataCGGCCATACAGTATATCTATTTTTTGAAGTCCTACTTTCATTGGAATTGCCTCTTTATCCTAATGAGTAAATACAAAAGAATGCACAGATAAGATAGcttttgtcttcttcttcttgttttctgagacagagtcttgctctgtcgcccaggctggagtgcagtggcacaatcttggctcactgcaacctccaactcccgggttcaagagatcctcctgcctcagcttcctgagtagctggaactacaggtgcgtgccaccacgcccgggtaattttagtatttttagtagagatggggtttcatcatgttgttcaggctggtctcaaactcctgacctcaagtgatccacccgcctcggcctcccaaagtgctggaattacaggcatgagccaccgcacccagcaggcTTGGTGTCTTCTTTTATTAGAGAAAAATGTACTTTTCTACGCCCGTGCTTTCTACGTTTTTGAAACTGATACAgatccacagagttgaaccgaaatctaaattatctttaatgttaaaatttaattgacCGTGTACATAACTGTGCAATTGATGCCTTCTCATAGAAGTGTCTAGGATCCATTCAACAGATCATAGAAACGAGGTCTGGCATTTAACAGACAAATGACAGAGGAGCTATACCGATTTATACAAGAATTATCAAAACACTGTCATGTAGTTTACTGTAGCTCAAGTTGTGCTTGTATCATATAACATAGGTTCAAGTTCTTTCTTCAGTCATCAGAATAACAGAGGTTGAAGAGACAACTGGGTAAGTGCCAACTTTTCCAAaagctgtttcaaaaaaaaatttaagtaactgTAATACACAtttctgcaaataaaatattCCAGTGCCACATCAATCCtgagtttttaatattaaatatgcaCTACTTACAGTTctgacatgattttatttaaaaacatgtctAGTTATCAAGTTCACTGTCTTCATCGGAAAAAAATCTGTCACAAAAGTCTTCAAAGTCCTCAAGAGCCTAAAAGAAAAAGTCTAGTTCACTGACAAACCACCACTTTACATCTCGCATTTTAAACAGGGTTAATTAAATGTCAAAAGGAAACAGCTTTTATTATTCAAAGGATGCTAGTTATTCAtttcaaatagaaaaaactatAATCAATACATggagctccaaatacccacttaaattttttaatgccAGATTTCAGTGACATATTATTTTAGCAGGTCCAACAGTCATGTACTTTGCTTAAATAAAATGGGTTGAAGAACATCTTAAGGTCAAGATGgagcaaagacagaaaaagacgGGCAGGCTTATATcatgaaatattatattttttttcGGCAGGTAGTGACCCATGTATTATCAGCAATAGCCTCATAACATGGTTTCCATTGAAGGGATAAAATGGTCGGTGATATGACCTCATCAAGTTAGAGAAAACGTAACTGTGTTTGAAATATATACTCTTTACTCAACAAATAGTTCAACAGTTCCTACTCCCTAAAATGTTATATGTTAATGCTGAGGAAGATGTAAAAAATGAATACACAATCTTCCATATTTCTGTGACATGAGCAAatgcacaaataaaaaaaagtaatacaaaacTTGTGTAACTGCTATGGAAGGGCAACTCACTCGGGCATGTAGCCAAAAATGGAGACTGATGTTGATTTAGTTGGCAAAAGGTTTCAATCAgtcaaaaaaagattttaaaagcattGTGAGGGAAGAGCCAGAGCAAAGCATGGGAGTAACGGTGAGTTCCTTCAGGGAAGGCTGTCAATCTGGAGAGTTGGGAGTAAACACAGAGGGTGGCAAAACAAGCCTAAGAGGGGGTCATGTAAAGGGGACAGTCTCTGAATATCTAAGAACTGAGATGGGGCATCACTGACAGGCTGGGAAGACGGAAGGGCTGGGAAGCATTTTAGGAAGGGAAGGGTTTTAGAAAGATAATATTGCCAATCAGTGAAGGATGGctcagaagagaagagagaactcAGAAAAGAGTTTAATAGTACAAGTAAGGAAGAATGAGGTTTTGGACTAGGGTAGCCACAGTGggaatttaaagaaagaaattaaaggaccATTGCAGAGGTAAAACTTGCCTCGTGATAACTACATGGGAAGGATAATGGACTCAGAAGAGTCCAAGATGATAGCAAAGTTCCTACCCTAAGTGGTAACATGAAACATTAATACTGACAGGAAAACTTCTAGTCTCATGTTCACACCAATTAATAAATGGTATCTGGGGAACATTATAGCAACATGTTCTCTACTTGTAACTTCTATTTAAATAACTGTTTCTGTATAGATAATCCTCAAGTtgcttgaaaattttattttcaaactcttttCCCAGTTTATTTAACACATCTCAGTTAGTGTAGAGAAGTGACATATGAACATGTCTTTTCCAAGGTTATTAAAAAGAATACCAGAGCTCCCAAAAAAGGATTCCATTGCTTCCTAAATTATCTACATCTACATGAAGAAGAGGTCATCGTCTGATGATAATTTGCTAATGTGCTGTACGACGGCAGATAATTCTCAGTTCACAACGTGTTAATAATCTGCTGGCTTTCCCATTCTGTTATACATCTGAACCATCTCTTATGATTACAAATTGTCATGTAAAACCATTACTAATAATTTTGTTAGTGAATATGCTATAAAACACTCCTGTGTTTcagcaagaaataaaagagacACACAGTAGTTACGCTTGCCTGCTTCCTATTTAACTAAAACTCTTGAAACAACACAAGTAAAAAAGCCATCCAGAAAGGATTTATGGACTTCTTTCCTTCCACCATAGATTTGTCATTGATGTcctgaaaactgaaaataaaatcttcattaaaacccatttatgcctagtgttccattattggaacgctaagcttgtGGGAATCAtatatatcctactgctcaaggtcatggccaaggtctgatttttcacacacacaaaaaatttgtAACCTCTGGCATAAATAGGTTAATGTGTTAATAAAGTGTCGATTTTATACATAAGATGTGTATTTCTAGGTAAAATTTCCAATTTACCTTTTCCTGTTCTAAATAACTCCCACAAACTATTCATGAATCCTAAAAATACATTTACCAATTATATTATATCTGGAACAATACATTCAAAGTGAAAATgctaagtaatttaaaatgtataatcaaACGTCTTTCCACACATTCAGAAACAAGCAGACTGTCTTCTATTATGCACGTGTtgtattttataatgtattatGTTACCAAATAGAACAGACCTTTATGAATTGGTCACGTAGCAGCCTCATCTCTTTCAGCCTCTCTCTCCTAACACTTCTATATTGTTGCCACCTCTTCTGTtgttcttgaaatattttctagaatCCCAAAACAAAATAGTGATAAAAATTGGGTAAATTTTAATACTTATAAAACATAATTCTGCATTAGCTTTAAAGGAATATTGTTCAAATCAATACTTCTGAACACTTTCTTTTAGACAACATTTAGGACCAATTTTAAACAATTGTGTTCACCAATCACATGCTAAAATGATGTATTAACCTTTTTTATCAGTCATTAAGTAAAGAATTTTCTTACTTTTGCATATTCAACACGTATGTCCTAATTCTTGATTTCCAATGAAGAGTATTTGATGAACCTTCCTATAATTTGTTGACCACAGATAGGTAAGATCTATATAGAAATTAACTAAGAAACATTCTTTCTAAGATTTTAAGCACGTATTAAATCTTGATCATTTCAGTATACACATAGATGAACCACCCAATAATGATTGCCTTTCTGCACCCTGACCTAATCTCCAACAACAGTGTTCTCTTCTCCTCTACGTGGCACTCACTCACACAGTCATCCCCTAGATTTTGTCATTCCCAATGACTTCAACACCTAcgtaatattaataatagcaatGATAAAGAGCAACCATGGGTCAGATCACATCCTGAAAAACTTAAATAAACCTGTTACACAGAAACCCTTTGATCCTCCAAACAACTCTGATGTAGGTACTCTTACCATGTCTCCTTTCGTAGATAAGATCATTTGCCCATGGTTTCCGAGCTAGCAATGGTCAAGCTGGAGTTGGATCCCAAGCAGTGTGGATGCATAGTCCCAGCCCTTGATCACTGTACTCAGCTGTTTTTCCATCTTCCCAACATACAGCCACTACCTCCCTGCCATTGTAGGTCACTCACTTCAGTACTACAGCTCAGGAGTCTGTCGGGGCCTGACACCCACTGAATGGAACACTTTTTACTACCCATTGCCCACCCCCATGTGCTCAGGTAACTCAGCCCCAGCTGAAATTCCACAGCCAGTCATCATATCCCCAGCCCTGCATCTATGCCCTGCCCAACTCTCCCTCTATCAATCTGCTCGGCTACACCCCGACCCAGGAAATTCCAACCCCACAGCTGCGCTTGCACAAATATGCCAACCGGGCTCACTTTAACTTCTTCATCGTTATGATGCTGACTTCAGTTGGACCCCTAATGCTGCATGGCAATTATATTCCCCTAGTCCATGAGTCCACTAACGGGCCCCCCTCTCTGGGCTCATGCGCTCTTCCTTCTTTGCTGGATTTCTGCATGAACTATTACTACCTGAGACACTGATATAACAGGTTATACATAAAGCTAAGCCTGATACCAACAATTagttcttcttcttctccctcttcttcttcttcctctttctgctcGTCTGTGATGTATTCTTCAAGGACATTTAGCAACTTCAGAGAATGTATATAATCACGTTTCTGCCTGTAACACATAATAAGTAACACGGTCATACGTCATAGAGAGATGAAAAATTAGTCCTACTCAAACCCAAACTGACTTGACATAATTTATACTAGAAAGTAGCAAGGGAGTAATAGCAGCTGAAATCTTCTTTTTGGAAAAAGGTGAAATGAGTTACTCTCATTTTGAAAGGATTCCTTCCTTCCTGACTACTAGAGCAGCTATCTTACATTCTTTACCTGCTGAAGACAAAGGAGGGTTTACTGCACTATCACTTTCCCAGAAACATTCATTTTCTCTAAGAGCAGTTTACTTTCCATTTCCTCTTACTGAATAACATATGGGTTCTCATAAGTAGGTTCAAGAATATCATAGCCATTCATCCCATaagattttccaaaagaaatactTCACTTAACTATTTCTCCACTTTGGCACACCAAtgattttgtaaaagaaatagtGAAAACAATTTAACTAAAATAGATAACTTATTTACAACATAAGGTTATCCCTTTCTACATAATTGAGTATCATTAAGGATCTACAGACTAAACATTGAGAACATTTATCTTATATGCAGCTACCATATTTCTAGAAATGGATAAACATTAATTTTACAGGAAGGCTATTTTTATCTGGAAGGCAAAAAGAGGTCATCTTCATTGGCTTCTAGGTAATATCTCTTAATTCTGTTAAACTGAGGTTATAAAACTAAAGAAACTTACCTGCTTAGAGAACAATCAAGTAAAATATGTTGTTCACTAGAGACGCCAATATGTACAGGAtagtttttgaaattatttgtaccaacaaatacaaagaaatggtATAAATATCATTATGCAAAAAAGCCAACAGTCATACcttttaagttgtttttttctcaaagcatgtttacttttgttctttgttttgctgTGAGCTTTATCCattttcatcctttttctttttgcagtaaGATCCTCTTTAATGTCAGTTAGATAgtaaatgaaaatggattaaaagtTAATGTTGAAAAGTAGTTTCTTTGCATATACTGACATCAATATGGGACTTTACGGTTCAGCAATATCAGaaggatatttaaaatataaaattcaaagatCATTTCAAAAAGCAAGATTTACTCACTTATTTTCTGTAAAACCTTTCAGGTATTAACATTCGTATTTCAATTCCAGTTGGTATAACTGAAAATCACTTAATTGACAGATGacgaaaaaaagcaaataattaaaagtctctattttttaaatttgcagaaAGAGTTATAAGCACAGACtttaatttctacatttataAAATGTCCTACAATTCAAAGGAGATGCTTCCATGAAATACTGCACAATTCATTATGTAAAGCACACAAAAAAGTATCTTATATAATAAAACCATCAAAAGGGTAGAAATAACTGAATACACAataagaaaagcatttttaagcAATCTAGTGATTGATGCTATtaactgtattttaataaaagaagcAATGGCCATGAGTATAAAAACTTAGGTTTAGgtaaagaaatacattaaaaaacacttttgaaatattttcttggaGCTTTTTATATGACATTTGTACCCATAGTGCTGTGTTTCAGAAAACTGTAATACTGCAAGGAATGCTTTCCTAAACATGATTTCACATCAGAGATCTACCATCAATTGCTAAGAATAATTTTCAGCAATCATAAAAGATTTGTACCacaatgcaaatattttttacatacagTCTCCATCTATAACGCCCTATGTATTAGGCAGCTCACAAAACCAGCACTTTGTCACCAAGCTTTCCAAATATACTGCTTGTATGAATCATCGCTAGAGAAGAGCTGAAAACTGAATTgagctttttaaatataagagTATTGTCTCCatcatctctacagaaattttctcaaacttttttgaaaatatgGTCCTATAACAGTGTAACTAATATTTCACACAGCAATATAAAGTTTATGAGTTTTTGGATCCAATTACATGTTTCTCACTAGCTAGAAAAGTTGTCCTTACTTTTCTACTACACAGTTTATTACtggaataataatagaaaatgattttagaaaattcaattttctcttgtactttaaagaaaacaaaatcagaaagctGTGACAATAGAACAGCTAAATTAGGAACATGAAAAACTCATATTAAAAACTCTGAGTACAGACGGACAGGaagagaggaacaacagacaactgggcctacttgagggtggagggtaggaggagggtgagAATCAAAGACCACTCACCAGGTACCATGCTTATAAactaggtgacaaaataatctgtataccaaaaccctgtgacatgcaatttatctatataacaaacctgcacatgtacccccaaacttaaagtaaaagctaaaaaaaaccACTGATATATGACTTAATCTGTGTACACTAAAAGGAACGAATAGAGCTGTTTCTCCTCCAATGTCCTGTAATATCCTCCAAACAATTAAATTTCCACATGTATGAAAGAAAAGCCATCCATCTCGCTTCACCATtattagaagcattctcacgtTCCACAtcaaaaaggtaagaaaaatttATCAAATAGATTACATTAAATACGTATGTTAAATGCTACATATGAGAAGACATTTAGGACAGTCTTGTCGTCCACTAATTCATATAACCTACTGCAACAGTTGTATGACTGAAAACAATTTTCATAAACTACAGATAACTCCTAAAACATACCTGCAGTATCTTCTGGCTTCTTGGTATTAGCCCTGTAAAAAAAGTTACatcaaaattttaacaaaatactacacAAAATTCCATGTTTGttgggaaaagaaatgtcttaTGTGAAATGTCCTGCATAGAATAGAACAGTGATGACATGGTCCAAAGCTGACATTTCCTAAAAGACCCTATCCGACAGGCAAAAGTGACTTAAACACTTTACCCTGTGTGTTCATCTGTTTCAGCAAAAGGTTCTCTTTCCCCATGCTCATCAGTTACatcttccttccttgtttctgtAAAACGGTTTCTTTCCTCACATTCATCACGGACTGGATTCTTTCctgcattaaaatttaaaagacaaaccTTTTTTAGAGGAAGATGCTGCTGTGGACATTTTTTGTGGAGAAATGTACTAgttgtagactttttttttttttttttttttttttggctctctGCCAATTAAAGCTTTAAAGCAGAGGTATACATGGAATCACCGGCTCCCGACCCCGACCATTTTATCGAGGGACTTTTGGAAGCCCTTCGGGTTCAAGTTCCAGTAAACAACGTACTACAGGTCAGACCCCTAGGATGTCAGGATTGCACCCATGGAGAAGAGCTGCTCTGAGAGCATCTGTAACCCTGCTATGAGGGGGAGCCTTCCACGGGAAGCCTAAGGCCCTTGAGCCTGCTTTGAAAACCTGGCGCATCTTAGCACGTGCACTATGGACTCCAGAGCCACGAAGGGGCCTGGGGCCTCGGGCTGCCCCTGTGCCCCCAGCGCAGAAAGCAGACAGACCGTCCTCTTGGGCGTGCACCTTCTTCCGGGTCCCCTTGGGCTGTATTTACCTGCATGCTTCTTCCCCCGGGCCGCCATAAATTGAGCCTCCAACTGGGCCTTGGCAGCCCTCCTGCCCACAGGATCCACGGCTGGCTGTCCTGGGAAGCTAGAGGCGATCCTCGAACCTGGTGAGCGCAAAGACACACTAAGGAAGCTAAGGAAACCTGGCATCGGAAAGGAAAGCCATTGGGATCACAGGTTCAAGAAGGGTGGGGCTGGCCCGCCCTGGGTCTCATGTGGGGAGCAGGAGGGGACGGAAAAGATGCCAGTGTCCCCTCCTGTCCTGGCCTGTCCAGCCCGTCCAGCCCGTCCAGCCCGTCCCCGGGGCTGGCTGCAAAGCTCACAGCTGCCCCTCACACCTGAACTCCACGGCCTCTGCGGGATCCTCGCCTCGCCTTTGGGACAGAACTCAGCCCTACCTCTGAGTCACCCAGCGACCCCTTGTGGCTGGGAGGGCCGCTGGGTGACACAGGATCTCCCCAGCCACCTCCGGGGGAATGTCAGGGGCTGCACTGCCACTCGCCCGCCTGGATGCACAGGGGACCCCCGGTGATCCCCGGTGACCCCAAGTGTCCTGTCCTGACGGGCGGCCGGGCAGGAGGGCCCCACTCAGACTGTCCTCCACAACACCCCCGCCCCACTCCCACTTCTCCCCGCCTTCGGCCCCTCCCCCCAACACATGCACAAGCCCCCAGGACCCTCCCGGGCCCTAGGGATCACCCAGGCAGCTCCagctccctccctgccctggccCACCCCAGCCCACCCTCAGGGCCTCGCCCTGACCCAGGCCCCAGGCGACGACGCCGGGGCCATTTCCTCACAGGTCGGCGGGCTGCCCAGCGCTTCACACCCTGGTTCCCAGAGGGCCTAGTGCCTGCGTTCCCGCCGCCCCACCGCGAGTGCTTCACCTGAGGGACCCCTGATGTGGCGCCCTCAAAGAACCTGCAGACAACGACACCACTAGGATCTCTTAGAAAACGGGTcctctcaggaagctgaggcgggagaattgcttgaacccgggaggcggaggttgcagtgagcccagattgcaccactgcactgcagcctaggcggcaagagccagactccgtcccaaaaaacaaaaaaaaacaaaaaagaaaaagaaaaaagaaaacgggTCCTCAGTTTTCGTGAGAGCTGCAGACAGGACTTCCTGCGCTCCTCGCTGATTGGTTGGCTCAGTGAACACGCGTGTGACGGGCTGTGTGGGGCCAGGCCCCCTGCTGGCACGCCCTCACCCTTCCCCTAAGCGACAGCCCGTGGTTGCCGtggactggggtgggggtggccctTTGGGGCCTCTGTCCCCACAATCTTTCAGCTTCTCCTCCTGGGGAGGGACACAAGGACTTGGGATGGAGGCCAAGTGGACAGGGCCTAGAACCTCGCCCTGGGGCTTGTTCCAGCCACACCTGCCCCTTTGACTAGAATGGCCATCACCCTGTGGGTGGAGCCCAGGCTCCCTCCCATGCCCTGTGTGCTTCCAACATGCCCAGCTGCGTCCTTTTTAATCAATGGATTGTGCTTTtatcgtttttgtttgtttgtttgtttttgagactgagtctcgctctatcgcccaggctggagtgcagtggcaagatctcagctcactgcaatctccccttcccaggttcaagcaattctcctgcctcagcctcccgaggagctgggattacaggagcccaacACCACCccctgttattattatcattattattattattattgcatatttggtagagacacggtttcaccatgttatccaggctggtctcgaactcctgacctcagttgatccgcacgccttggcctcccaaagtgctgggattataggcgtgagccactgtgcccagcccataacCTTTTTTGTTTCCTCACTACTTTTCTTTCTCATCCTCATGCCCCATACTTGCCCACAAACCTTCATACTCCAGACTTATCCAGACATATGCCACAACCTTCACCCACAAATTAATGCCTTAATACTTATCATTAACTCAGCTTTTTCCCACCTCCAGTCCCCTGTAATAGGGAGAGAGTTGTTTCGGAGTTGGGAGTGAATAAATATTGCCTAAAGTTTGTAAATCAAGATACAGAGTTTCattatattattgaaattatAAAGGCAGTCATCAGGAAAACTAATCCACAGCCTTGAATGCCTATATAACCAAAAAGAGCACACACAAAGCATACAAATCCTGTAGTAAAagttggaaaataaagaaaatactacagagaacataacataacataaaggAACAGAATTAAGGCCAAGTGAATCTGTTGAGCAAGAAATATGAATGAGATAAACTCGCATTCTAAAGGAAATGACTTCCAACTTggatcaaaataaaaacttaagtaTATACTGTATGTAAGAATGGAATTAAACAAAATGATACAAAAAGTACATatcagaaaaatatgaagaaaaggaaaatatggatCTGAGAATTGATATCtcacaaatgtaaaataatgcaaaaaataaatgaataaactaaagGCAGAGTACACTGAACAAGAGAAGGGCACAATCTACTCTGACAATCTCACATGAATCATTTTGTGCTTAACGCAGCATCAACATGCCTAAACCCAAAACcgtagaaaataaaagcaaaacaatcaATGAAAATGAACAGTGATATGAGAGTTTAAGCTCCGTCTGTCCAGGAGAGACCAAATACAAATGTATTGTCTTGGATACAGACATAGTATCTTAAATTGCTCTCTTGGCAGTAGAGTGagcattttctttcactttcaacCAATGAACCCTCACCACATCCTATAGTACTTCCTTGGCCATTACTATCTTCTATTCTACCTACAGTTtcccaaaagattaaaaaattagaaatacttcattctcagcaaactatcgcaaggacaaaaaaccaaataccgcatgttctcactcataggtgggaattgaacaatgagaacacatggacacaggaaggggaacatcacactctggggactgttgtggggtggggggaggggggagggatagcattaggagatatacctaatgctaaatgacgagttaatgagtgcagcacaccaacatggcacatgtatacatatgtaacaaacctgcacattgtgcacatgtaccctaaaacttaaagtataataataataaaatttaaaaaaaattagaaagacttACATTAGCAAATAGGAGAAaagttttcttgttgttgttgtgtgtgtacacacctgcatgtaagtgtgtgtgtgtgtgtgtgatgtttgttgtttgtttttttgaaatgaagttttgctcttgttgcccaggctggagtgcagtggcgggatctcggctcactgcaacctctgcttcccgagttcaagcgattctcctgcctcagcctccagagtagctgggattacaggcgcccaccaccaagcctggctaattttgtattttcagtagagacggggtttcaccatgttggccaggctggtctcgaactcctgacctcaagtgatctgtctgcctcagcccaccaaagtgctgggattacaggcatgaaccactg
This genomic stretch from Pongo pygmaeus isolate AG05252 chromosome X, NHGRI_mPonPyg2-v2.0_pri, whole genome shotgun sequence harbors:
- the FAM9B gene encoding protein FAM9B isoform X1, which encodes MIVRFLRPPSPAMQNCSRIASSFPGQPAVDPVGRRAAKAQLEAQFMAARGKKHAGKNPVRDECEERNRFTETRKEDVTDEHGEREPFAETDEHTGANTKKPEDTAEDLTAKRKRMKMDKAHSKTKNKSKHALRKKQLKRQKRDYIHSLKLLNVLEEYITDEQKEEEEEEGEEEELIKIFQEQQKRWQQYRSVRRERLKEMRLLRDQFIKALEDFEDFCDRFFSDEDSELDN
- the FAM9B gene encoding protein FAM9B isoform X2 produces the protein MAARGKKHAGKNPVRDECEERNRFTETRKEDVTDEHGEREPFAETDEHTGANTKKPEDTAEDLTAKRKRMKMDKAHSKTKNKSKHALRKKQLKRQKRDYIHSLKLLNVLEEYITDEQKEEEEEEGEEEELIKIFQEQQKRWQQYRSVRRERLKEMRLLRDQFIKALEDFEDFCDRFFSDEDSELDN